A section of the Caldilineales bacterium genome encodes:
- a CDS encoding response regulator transcription factor, with translation MKALVVDDDRVLADLVAFALRRAGFDVIQAHDGEAGLRRWAEDAPDLVVLDVNLPRLDGFTVCRRIRAEADTPIILLTVRGEEDDLVRGLEWGADDYVTKPFSPRQLVARAQAVLRRAGKAPSPALRQAGPIALDLARREARVEGGEAATLTPLEARLLDCLMANAGRVLSAEAIIDQVWGPEGGDRDMLRQLVRRLRAKIEPDPARPVYIETVPGVGYGLTKK, from the coding sequence GACCGGGTGCTGGCCGATCTGGTGGCCTTTGCCCTGCGCCGGGCGGGGTTCGATGTCATCCAGGCGCACGATGGCGAGGCCGGGCTGCGACGCTGGGCCGAGGACGCCCCGGATCTGGTCGTGCTCGATGTCAATCTGCCCCGGCTGGACGGTTTCACCGTCTGCCGCCGCATTCGCGCCGAAGCCGACACGCCCATCATTTTGTTGACGGTGCGCGGGGAGGAGGATGATCTGGTGCGCGGGCTGGAATGGGGCGCGGACGATTATGTTACCAAGCCGTTCAGCCCGCGCCAACTGGTGGCCCGCGCTCAGGCGGTGCTCCGTCGCGCCGGCAAAGCGCCCTCGCCCGCTCTGCGCCAGGCAGGACCGATTGCGCTCGACCTGGCCCGCCGGGAAGCCCGCGTCGAAGGTGGCGAGGCGGCGACCCTGACGCCGCTGGAAGCGCGGCTGCTCGACTGTCTGATGGCCAACGCCGGGCGCGTGCTGAGCGCCGAGGCGATCATCGACCAGGTGTGGGGGCCGGAGGGCGGCGACCGGGACATGCTGCGGCAGCTGGTGCGGCGGCTGCGGGCCAAGATCGAGCCGGACCCCGCCCGGCCGGTCTACATCGAGACGGTGCCGGGGGTGGGGTATGGGTTGACGAAAAAGTAG